A genomic stretch from Elusimicrobiota bacterium includes:
- a CDS encoding HAMP domain-containing sensor histidine kinase, with protein MKLRIQLALGVGALVVALLAGTVLSVLRVQRRALERQSDERLTALLEGAARVTGEAVAARDELMAVSYLMFLKREHPELVYAEALWGSHSARIGEPSPGLRMTGKAIEVRGIEQGAGRESASSRPVPGGAAGPLGAGRESASSRPVPGGAAGPLGAELRLGFDAAALDAAISRALRPLLLRTLGLGAFFGFLGILAALLFAWRLSRPLSALAAAADEVGRGRLDASAAVRGPEEVRLLAVRFNAMTGSLRDLMQFREDMLHTLTHELNNPLGGLKAYIGLLEEGRFPSGERGEEAVRTMGSAVRRMEASLANALALFRAGRPRAEAPGGLARIDDIVAETVRLFTPAAEAKGVRLLVGKLAQASLRGDEEPLRRVAANLVSNAVKYTPEGGEIRVSVEVDARRVFFRVADTGRGIAPEHLPKIFEKFDRAGESRIPGAGLGLHIVRSAVEALGGTVAVESVLGKGSTFTVVLPKA; from the coding sequence TTGAAGCTGAGGATCCAGCTCGCGCTCGGCGTCGGCGCGCTCGTCGTCGCGCTGCTCGCCGGCACCGTCCTCTCCGTCCTGCGCGTCCAGCGCAGGGCGCTCGAACGCCAGTCCGACGAACGCCTCACCGCCCTGCTCGAGGGCGCGGCCCGCGTCACCGGCGAGGCCGTCGCCGCCCGCGACGAGCTCATGGCCGTCAGCTATCTCATGTTCCTCAAGCGCGAGCACCCGGAGCTCGTCTACGCCGAGGCGCTCTGGGGCTCGCACTCCGCGCGCATCGGTGAGCCGAGTCCGGGCCTGCGCATGACGGGCAAGGCGATCGAGGTCCGCGGCATCGAGCAGGGAGCGGGCCGCGAGTCGGCCTCCTCTCGGCCCGTGCCGGGGGGTGCGGCGGGTCCCCTCGGCGCGGGCCGCGAGTCGGCCTCCTCTCGGCCCGTGCCGGGGGGTGCGGCGGGTCCCCTCGGCGCCGAGCTGAGGCTCGGCTTCGACGCCGCGGCGCTCGACGCCGCGATCTCCCGCGCCCTGCGGCCGCTGCTCCTGCGCACCTTGGGGCTCGGAGCGTTCTTCGGCTTCCTCGGCATCCTCGCCGCGCTCCTCTTCGCCTGGCGCCTGAGCCGGCCGCTGAGCGCGCTCGCCGCCGCCGCCGACGAGGTCGGCCGCGGGCGGCTCGACGCCTCGGCCGCGGTGCGCGGCCCCGAGGAGGTCCGCCTTCTCGCCGTGCGCTTCAACGCGATGACGGGGAGCCTGCGCGACCTCATGCAGTTCCGCGAGGACATGCTCCACACCCTCACCCACGAACTCAACAATCCCCTCGGCGGGCTCAAGGCCTACATCGGTCTTCTCGAAGAGGGCCGCTTCCCCTCGGGGGAGAGGGGGGAGGAGGCGGTGCGGACCATGGGCTCCGCCGTGCGGCGCATGGAGGCCTCGCTGGCCAACGCGCTCGCGCTCTTCCGCGCCGGACGTCCCCGCGCCGAGGCGCCCGGCGGGCTCGCCCGGATCGACGACATCGTCGCCGAGACCGTCCGACTCTTCACGCCCGCGGCCGAGGCCAAGGGCGTGCGCCTGCTCGTCGGCAAGCTCGCGCAGGCGAGCCTGCGCGGCGATGAGGAGCCGCTGCGCCGCGTCGCCGCGAACCTGGTCTCCAACGCCGTGAAGTACACTCCCGAGGGCGGCGAGATCCGCGTGAGCGTCGAGGTCGACGCGCGCCGCGTCTTCTTTCGCGTGGCCGACACCGGCCGCGGCATCGCTCCGGAACACCTGCCGAAGATCTTCGAGAAGTTCGACCGCGCCGGCGAGTCGCGCATCCCCGGCGCGGGTCTGGGACTGCACATCGTCCGTTCCGCCGTCGAGGCGCTGGGCGGCACCGTCGCCGTCGAGAGCGTCCTCGGAAAAGGCTCGACTTTCACCGTCGTCCTGCCCAAAGCGTAG
- a CDS encoding tetratricopeptide repeat protein produces the protein MSAWLAALLVCALAATARAAFEDLGAGGRAPGMGDAFVAIADDVYAVHYNPAGLGRLERPQFGAAYTAHFVGLTDNSQLGSSFLGYAHPLEEGRRGTLAAAWESFSLNSSLYREQSFALAYGRSAWKPDAGGELFLGAAPRYLQRSFGSFPEASNAVIANDIGRSGRPDPVLSGTRSRGALDADLGALYRFARHFTLGAQLAHVLQPNVAFSSSDRDTVPMALRVGLDYGSLVSHLSAQIETRRAPTGTRDQSLAVGAERWFPKLFVGEFGLRGGLDLGSRDFAQLCMGVSFRTRRLTVDYGFGIPLRTVSSTSGSHRVAVGFRFGRTTDQEESLEMVLEAMRQLKSGTAPAVIQADARGLSLTQRAVLDERLAQTNGLERVARFREASEKMTSALAIAPSDPAVLGHFSRLNFIAQQYPELTDYQTKPAQAALHRGLLAYLAGEDQKAVEGAAEAVRLEPKDKELDAFLTQLERVTGRKRMPVSEETKPVVEAGWLAQAERAIRERRYDDAVEAARGALAENPSDAAAWEDLGTAYFAMKDYPRAYEAWRNAHEYEKSPSVRDEIKGYMNTIELVLRRRGLSVPERRRAAAAPAPAPAPASSAAPATITEAEARALYQRGVDAFTRRDFAEAKAAFEEILRGDPGNVEAANALRRVLEEAR, from the coding sequence GTGAGCGCATGGCTCGCCGCCCTGCTCGTCTGCGCGCTCGCCGCGACCGCGCGCGCCGCTTTCGAGGACCTCGGCGCCGGCGGCCGCGCCCCGGGCATGGGCGACGCTTTCGTCGCCATCGCCGACGACGTCTATGCCGTGCACTACAACCCGGCGGGGCTGGGCCGCCTGGAGCGGCCCCAGTTCGGGGCCGCCTACACCGCGCACTTCGTCGGACTGACCGACAACTCCCAGCTCGGCAGCTCCTTCCTCGGCTACGCGCACCCGCTCGAGGAGGGCCGCCGGGGCACGCTCGCCGCCGCCTGGGAGAGCTTCTCCCTGAACAGCTCCCTCTACCGGGAGCAGAGCTTCGCCCTCGCCTACGGCCGCAGCGCCTGGAAGCCCGACGCCGGAGGCGAGCTCTTCCTCGGCGCCGCGCCCAGGTACCTCCAGCGCTCCTTCGGCTCCTTCCCGGAGGCGTCGAACGCGGTCATCGCCAACGACATCGGCCGCTCCGGCCGGCCCGACCCCGTCCTGAGCGGGACCCGCAGCCGCGGGGCGCTCGACGCCGACCTGGGCGCGCTCTACCGCTTCGCCCGCCACTTCACGCTCGGCGCGCAGCTCGCGCATGTGCTGCAGCCGAACGTCGCCTTCAGTTCTTCGGACCGCGATACCGTGCCCATGGCCCTGCGCGTGGGTCTCGACTACGGCAGCCTCGTCTCGCACCTCAGCGCGCAGATCGAGACGCGCCGCGCGCCCACCGGCACGCGCGACCAGAGCCTCGCGGTCGGCGCCGAGCGCTGGTTCCCCAAGCTCTTCGTCGGCGAGTTCGGCCTGCGCGGCGGCCTCGACCTGGGTTCGCGCGATTTCGCCCAGCTCTGCATGGGCGTCTCATTCCGGACGCGGCGGCTGACGGTCGACTACGGCTTCGGAATCCCGCTGCGCACGGTGTCCTCGACCTCCGGCAGCCACCGGGTCGCCGTGGGCTTCCGCTTCGGCCGCACGACCGACCAGGAGGAGTCGCTCGAGATGGTGCTCGAGGCGATGCGCCAGCTCAAGAGCGGCACGGCGCCCGCGGTGATCCAGGCGGACGCGAGAGGTCTCTCGCTGACCCAGAGGGCGGTGCTCGACGAGCGGCTCGCGCAGACCAACGGGCTCGAGCGCGTCGCCCGCTTCCGCGAGGCCTCCGAGAAGATGACCTCGGCGCTCGCCATCGCACCCTCGGACCCGGCCGTGCTCGGGCACTTCAGCCGCCTCAACTTCATCGCCCAGCAGTACCCCGAGCTCACCGACTACCAGACGAAGCCGGCGCAGGCCGCCCTGCATCGCGGTCTGCTCGCCTACCTCGCAGGCGAGGACCAGAAGGCGGTCGAGGGGGCCGCCGAGGCGGTCCGGCTCGAGCCGAAGGACAAGGAGCTCGACGCCTTCCTGACCCAGCTCGAGCGCGTCACCGGCCGCAAGCGCATGCCCGTCTCGGAGGAGACGAAGCCCGTCGTCGAGGCCGGCTGGCTCGCGCAGGCCGAGCGGGCCATCCGCGAGCGCCGCTACGACGACGCCGTCGAGGCGGCGCGGGGCGCGCTCGCCGAGAACCCGAGCGACGCGGCGGCCTGGGAGGACCTCGGTACCGCCTACTTCGCGATGAAGGACTATCCGCGCGCTTACGAAGCCTGGCGCAACGCTCACGAGTACGAGAAGAGCCCGAGCGTGCGCGACGAGATCAAGGGCTACATGAACACCATCGAGCTCGTCCTGCGCCGGCGCGGGCTGAGCGTGCCCGAACGACGCCGGGCCGCCGCGGCTCCCGCTCCGGCGCCTGCTCCCGCTTCCTCCGCGGCACCGGCGACCATCACCGAGGCCGAAGCCCGCGCCCTCTACCAGCGCGGCGTCGACGCCTTCACCCGCCGCGACTTCGCCGAGGCCAAGGCGGCCTTCGAGGAGATCCTGCGCGGCGACCCCGGCAACGTGGAAGCGGCCAACGCCCTGCGCCGCGTCCTGGAGGAGGCGCGTTGA
- a CDS encoding fibronectin type III domain-containing protein — MKSLPGKALLSALLGVFCALSASAGGKLDGGTLAIPRSAATGGGTLLASAGFGLANAVGETSVSTFSGGGFRLQTGLVPLVPQPGSVTALAVVTKSTGTLELSWTAPGIDGLLGDVVAGVWRVDYSSEPAHAFDPTVFKLEIPTACAAGSPQGLVLTGLEANTTYFARVYLGDVRKALAETSDQEDSSTWADTPASPVLSAVYATSITITWALPASGAEGYRLHASSTDFGAALPGGTLYSTSTPGGTAVTLTVRNLVPATTYYFRLGSLNWQDDFNFTTLLATRTRGSGGVMPVSNLVASADPWAHRVALTWDDPVFADFAGVLVLMSTNPITDAPADGAGYPAGAVLAGGALSRSSAAFSAHAEGGLALDATQYFQLFARSNGETYSVGVGTAVVLDLPPLTAAGLGLELLGPVSARVRWSPVLSSDDGSSFRSAPPDGWELLRYDVYRATGIVRAGWTLVGSTNAAAEHLDVALPLADTPYFFKVVPVDGYSGPNGYAMAVDTRGDLYAVAPDGVSRLRVPADIAASLVAGGKPVLVRADEQPGDLGGRVVKSVRFDAFTTPAKTSLPNFRLPETRTEVSLRYEVAGGVVVPSAAGALALPTPGPAVSAQDATSRLGAYWDDGRDFVKLYGSVDPAEQTVRVLSSMPGGYQVRTIVRDAAFSFDVSNITNKALTPNGDGLNDTVVFVFDNPRDSGYEGKVFDMRGAFVSEMRSGPVANSLLWDGRAGGRVVDGGVYVYQIRAEGKVFNGTVVVIR; from the coding sequence ATGAAGAGCCTCCCGGGGAAGGCGCTGCTCTCGGCCCTCCTCGGGGTCTTCTGCGCCCTCTCCGCCTCGGCCGGCGGCAAGCTCGACGGCGGGACGCTCGCGATCCCGCGCTCCGCGGCGACCGGCGGCGGAACGCTGCTCGCCTCCGCCGGGTTCGGCCTCGCCAACGCCGTCGGCGAGACCTCCGTCTCGACCTTCAGCGGCGGCGGCTTCCGCCTGCAGACCGGCCTCGTCCCGCTCGTCCCCCAGCCCGGCAGCGTCACCGCGCTCGCCGTCGTCACGAAGTCCACCGGGACGCTCGAGCTCTCCTGGACGGCGCCGGGGATCGACGGCCTCCTCGGCGACGTCGTCGCGGGGGTCTGGCGCGTCGACTACTCCTCCGAGCCCGCGCACGCCTTCGACCCGACCGTCTTCAAGCTCGAGATCCCCACGGCCTGCGCGGCCGGCTCGCCGCAGGGCCTGGTCCTCACGGGCCTGGAGGCCAACACCACCTACTTCGCCCGCGTCTATCTCGGCGACGTGCGCAAGGCCCTGGCCGAGACCTCCGACCAGGAGGACTCCTCGACCTGGGCCGACACCCCGGCCTCGCCCGTGCTCAGCGCCGTCTACGCGACGAGCATCACCATCACCTGGGCGCTGCCCGCCTCCGGCGCCGAGGGCTACCGCCTGCACGCCTCCTCGACCGACTTCGGCGCCGCGCTCCCGGGCGGGACGCTGTACTCGACCTCGACGCCCGGCGGCACGGCCGTGACGCTGACCGTGCGCAACCTCGTGCCGGCCACGACCTACTACTTCCGGCTCGGCAGCCTGAACTGGCAGGACGACTTCAACTTCACGACCCTTCTGGCTACGCGCACGCGGGGTTCCGGCGGCGTCATGCCCGTCTCCAACCTCGTCGCCAGCGCCGACCCCTGGGCGCACCGCGTCGCGCTCACCTGGGACGACCCCGTCTTCGCGGACTTCGCGGGCGTGCTCGTGCTCATGAGCACGAACCCCATCACGGACGCGCCGGCCGACGGCGCGGGCTATCCGGCCGGCGCGGTCCTCGCGGGCGGCGCCCTCTCGCGCTCGAGCGCGGCCTTCTCCGCGCACGCGGAGGGCGGGCTGGCGCTCGACGCGACCCAGTACTTCCAGCTCTTCGCCCGCTCGAACGGGGAGACCTACTCGGTGGGGGTCGGCACGGCCGTGGTGCTCGACCTTCCGCCGCTCACCGCGGCCGGACTGGGCCTCGAGCTCCTCGGGCCGGTGTCCGCGCGCGTGCGCTGGTCCCCGGTGCTCTCGAGCGACGACGGCTCCTCCTTCCGGAGCGCGCCCCCGGACGGCTGGGAGCTCCTGCGCTACGACGTCTACCGCGCCACGGGCATCGTGCGCGCCGGCTGGACGCTCGTCGGATCGACGAACGCGGCCGCCGAGCACCTCGACGTCGCGCTCCCCCTCGCCGACACGCCGTATTTCTTCAAGGTCGTGCCGGTCGACGGGTACAGCGGGCCCAACGGCTATGCGATGGCCGTGGACACGCGCGGGGACCTCTACGCGGTCGCGCCGGACGGGGTGTCGCGCCTGCGCGTCCCCGCCGACATCGCCGCTTCCCTCGTCGCGGGGGGGAAGCCGGTCCTCGTGCGGGCCGACGAGCAGCCCGGCGACCTGGGCGGCCGCGTGGTCAAGTCGGTGCGCTTCGACGCCTTCACGACGCCGGCGAAGACCTCCCTGCCGAACTTCCGCCTGCCCGAGACGCGCACCGAGGTGAGCCTGCGCTATGAGGTCGCCGGCGGCGTGGTCGTGCCGAGCGCCGCGGGCGCGCTCGCCCTGCCGACGCCCGGCCCCGCGGTCTCGGCGCAGGATGCGACGAGCCGGCTGGGCGCCTACTGGGACGACGGGCGCGACTTCGTGAAGCTTTACGGGTCCGTCGACCCCGCCGAGCAGACGGTGCGCGTGCTCTCCTCGATGCCGGGCGGCTACCAGGTGCGCACCATCGTGCGCGACGCCGCGTTCAGCTTCGACGTTTCCAACATCACGAACAAGGCGCTCACTCCCAACGGGGACGGCCTCAACGACACCGTCGTCTTCGTCTTCGATAATCCGCGCGACTCGGGCTATGAGGGCAAGGTCTTCGACATGCGAGGCGCCTTCGTCTCCGAGATGCGCTCCGGTCCCGTCGCCAACAGCCTGCTCTGGGACGGCAGGGCCGGCGGCCGCGTCGTCGACGGGGGCGTCTACGTCTATCAGATCCGCGCCGAGGGGAAGGTCTTCAACGGCACGGTGGTGGTGATCCGGTGA
- a CDS encoding response regulator, translating into MYRILLIEDDPIIQSALQEVLRQEGFELLQAGDGARGLALAAAEKPDLVLLDIHLPDTTGFEVCRVLKSGGTTRHIPVVILSGQARETADRVSGLDLGADDYLLKPIASKVLVARIRALLRISAKPS; encoded by the coding sequence ATGTACCGGATCCTGCTCATCGAAGACGACCCCATCATCCAGAGCGCCCTGCAGGAGGTCCTCCGGCAGGAGGGCTTCGAGCTGCTGCAGGCCGGCGACGGCGCCCGGGGCCTCGCGCTGGCCGCCGCGGAGAAGCCCGACCTCGTCCTGCTCGACATCCACCTGCCCGACACCACCGGCTTCGAAGTCTGCCGAGTCCTGAAGAGCGGCGGGACGACGCGCCACATCCCGGTCGTCATCCTGAGCGGGCAGGCGCGCGAGACCGCGGACCGCGTCTCGGGGCTGGACCTCGGCGCCGACGACTACCTGCTCAAGCCCATCGCCTCCAAGGTCCTCGTCGCGCGCATCCGCGCGCTCCTGCGCATCTCGGCGAAGCCCTCCTGA
- a CDS encoding response regulator transcription factor: MAHRILLVGEAILWAETLSAEYSAWNLIVDRAETGNEALAALKDPPDLVLLGLDLPDMSGLACLKALRQTEPGRELPVIMVAARRGEAETAEAFDWGADDFAALDCEPTERVARVRAVLRRRFEREESVGRAMSVGPVSLDPARHECRVRGRLVALRPREFELLEILMRKAGRVLSRSYLLETVWGMSRRAETRAVDVGVSRLRAALGRRAGTWLETVERFGYRFRTE, encoded by the coding sequence ATGGCACATAGAATCCTATTGGTTGGAGAAGCTATTTTATGGGCCGAGACCCTCTCGGCGGAATATTCCGCCTGGAACCTCATCGTGGACCGGGCGGAGACCGGCAACGAAGCGCTTGCCGCGCTTAAAGACCCGCCCGACCTCGTCCTGCTGGGCCTCGACCTCCCGGACATGAGCGGCCTCGCCTGCCTCAAGGCCCTGCGGCAGACCGAACCCGGCCGCGAGCTGCCCGTCATCATGGTCGCCGCGCGCCGCGGCGAGGCCGAGACCGCCGAGGCCTTCGACTGGGGCGCCGACGACTTCGCGGCGCTCGACTGCGAGCCGACCGAGCGCGTCGCGCGCGTGCGCGCCGTGCTGCGCCGCCGCTTCGAGCGCGAGGAATCCGTCGGGCGGGCCATGTCGGTCGGGCCGGTGTCCCTCGACCCCGCGCGCCACGAATGCCGGGTGCGCGGCCGCCTCGTCGCGCTGCGGCCCCGCGAGTTCGAGCTGCTCGAGATCCTCATGCGCAAGGCGGGCCGCGTCCTCAGCCGCTCCTACCTCCTCGAGACGGTCTGGGGCATGAGCCGCCGGGCGGAGACCCGCGCGGTGGACGTCGGCGTCAGCCGCCTGCGCGCGGCCCTCGGCCGCCGTGCGGGGACCTGGCTGGAGACCGTCGAGCGCTTCGGGTACCGCTTCAGGACCGAATAG
- a CDS encoding acetate kinase, which produces MNVLVLNCGSSSLKFQIIQTDDKLVASDSDRCFARGLVELAGQRTMVTLQAEDKPATKENVPLNDHHAAIEHILKWVVAPQTGLSEIKSLSDLHAVGHRVVHGGEEFQASALIDAAVVKAIEACIDIAPLHNPPNLKGIRAAQDALGPTIPQVAVFDTAFHATMPETSYIYAIPYDFYVRHKIRRYGFHGTSHRYVAWRYQKLMNLPEDKVNIITLHLGNGCSACAIKGGKSYTTSMGLTPLEGLVMGTRSGDIDPSICAFIADKEGLNHSEIDTILNKKSGLLGVSGFSNDMRELLSKESSADGKRARLAVDLFCHRIKRYIGSYFAEMGGADAVVFTGGIGERSAPVRKRILEGLECLDLLLDTSANDHVSPGEAVRITRPDAKLHAWVIPTNEELMIARDTYHVVRERHPSAAR; this is translated from the coding sequence ATGAACGTCCTCGTCCTGAATTGCGGCTCTTCCTCCCTTAAATTCCAGATCATCCAGACCGACGACAAGCTCGTCGCCTCGGATTCCGACCGCTGCTTCGCCCGCGGTCTCGTCGAGCTCGCCGGCCAGCGCACCATGGTGACGCTGCAGGCCGAGGACAAGCCGGCGACGAAGGAGAACGTCCCCCTCAACGACCATCACGCGGCCATCGAACACATCCTCAAGTGGGTGGTCGCGCCCCAGACGGGCCTCTCCGAGATCAAGTCCCTCTCCGACCTGCACGCCGTCGGCCACCGCGTGGTCCACGGCGGCGAGGAGTTCCAGGCCTCCGCCCTCATCGACGCCGCCGTGGTCAAGGCCATCGAGGCCTGCATCGACATCGCTCCGCTGCACAACCCGCCGAACCTCAAGGGCATCCGCGCCGCCCAGGACGCCCTCGGCCCCACGATCCCGCAGGTCGCGGTCTTCGACACGGCCTTCCACGCGACGATGCCCGAGACCTCGTACATCTACGCCATCCCCTACGACTTCTACGTGCGCCACAAGATCCGCCGCTACGGCTTCCACGGGACCTCGCACCGCTACGTGGCCTGGCGCTACCAGAAGCTCATGAACCTGCCCGAGGACAAGGTCAACATCATCACCCTCCACCTCGGCAACGGCTGTTCGGCCTGCGCGATCAAGGGCGGGAAGTCCTACACCACCTCGATGGGCCTCACCCCGCTCGAGGGCCTCGTCATGGGCACGCGCTCGGGCGACATCGACCCCTCGATCTGCGCCTTCATCGCCGACAAGGAAGGGCTCAACCACTCCGAGATCGACACGATCCTCAACAAGAAATCCGGCCTGCTCGGCGTCTCCGGCTTCAGCAACGACATGCGCGAGCTCCTGTCGAAGGAGTCCTCCGCCGACGGCAAGCGCGCGCGCCTGGCCGTCGACCTCTTCTGCCACCGCATCAAGCGCTACATCGGCTCCTACTTCGCCGAGATGGGCGGGGCCGACGCGGTGGTCTTCACCGGCGGCATCGGCGAGCGCTCGGCGCCCGTGCGCAAGCGCATCCTCGAGGGCCTCGAGTGCCTCGACCTGCTGCTCGACACGAGCGCCAACGACCACGTCTCCCCCGGGGAAGCGGTCCGCATCACGCGCCCCGACGCGAAGCTCCACGCGTGGGTCATCCCCACCAACGAGGAGCTCATGATCGCGCGCGACACCTATCACGTCGTGCGCGAGCGCCACCCCAGCGCCGCGCGGTGA
- a CDS encoding FKBP-type peptidyl-prolyl cis-trans isomerase, whose amino-acid sequence MTRAALLTLILAVPALAQGPDAATPPLAGLPPQVSAQPAAKKPVKKAPALATEADKTLYALGQILGRNLVQFGITAREYAVVEKGVADGALQRPSAVDLNDYGPRVEPFRRQRVQAKAKEFLDRESKLPGATATPSGMIFRVIEAGAGAVPQESDKLLVNYQGTLADGQPFDSALEAPATMSLKGVIPCLAEALLKMKVGGKARAVCPAAIAYGDRGAPPAVPGGAPVAYDLSLVGIAKKDEYPEKASKEPGAVRTPSGLVYKSLVEGKGSSPKATDTVKVHYHGTLTDGKVFDSSVERKQPLEFALNGVIPCWTEGVQKMRVGGKARLVCPSDIAYGERGYPPDIPGGATLIFEVQLLDIIKK is encoded by the coding sequence ATGACGCGTGCCGCCCTGCTGACCCTCATCCTCGCCGTCCCGGCCCTCGCCCAGGGCCCCGACGCCGCGACCCCCCCGCTGGCGGGCCTTCCGCCGCAGGTCTCGGCCCAGCCCGCCGCGAAGAAGCCCGTGAAGAAGGCCCCCGCGCTCGCGACCGAGGCGGACAAGACGCTCTACGCGCTCGGCCAGATCCTGGGTCGCAACCTCGTGCAGTTCGGCATCACGGCCAGGGAGTACGCGGTCGTCGAGAAGGGCGTCGCCGACGGCGCGCTCCAGCGCCCGTCCGCGGTCGACCTCAACGACTACGGCCCCCGCGTCGAGCCCTTCCGCCGCCAGCGCGTGCAGGCCAAGGCGAAGGAGTTCCTCGACCGCGAGTCCAAGCTCCCCGGCGCGACGGCGACGCCGAGCGGGATGATCTTCCGCGTCATCGAGGCCGGCGCCGGCGCCGTCCCGCAGGAGAGCGACAAGCTGCTCGTGAACTACCAGGGCACGCTCGCCGACGGACAGCCCTTCGACAGCGCCCTCGAGGCCCCCGCGACGATGTCGCTGAAGGGCGTCATCCCCTGCCTCGCCGAGGCCCTGCTCAAGATGAAGGTCGGCGGCAAGGCGCGCGCGGTCTGCCCCGCCGCCATCGCCTACGGCGACCGCGGCGCCCCGCCCGCCGTCCCCGGCGGCGCCCCCGTGGCCTACGACCTCTCCCTCGTCGGCATCGCCAAGAAGGACGAGTACCCCGAGAAGGCGTCGAAGGAGCCCGGCGCGGTCCGCACGCCGAGCGGGCTCGTCTACAAGAGCCTCGTGGAGGGCAAGGGCTCCTCGCCCAAGGCGACCGACACCGTGAAGGTGCACTACCACGGCACGCTGACCGACGGGAAGGTCTTCGACAGCTCGGTCGAGCGCAAGCAGCCGCTCGAGTTCGCCCTCAACGGCGTCATCCCGTGCTGGACCGAGGGTGTCCAGAAGATGCGGGTCGGCGGAAAGGCCCGGCTGGTCTGCCCTTCCGACATCGCCTACGGCGAGCGCGGCTATCCCCCGGACATCCCCGGTGGAGCCACGCTCATATTCGAAGTCCAGCTCCTGGACATCATCAAGAAGTAA
- a CDS encoding guanine deaminase, translating to MRHLGAVLTFDRRGKLRYWPHAELRTDARGRIAALRPLKAKGARKPSRLLIPGLIDAHCHVSQYPAVACDGLPLLPWLARHIFPLEERFRGPAARARIRRFFRELAAHGTTFAALYTSIWQDSTDACFEEAERSGLRVVMGKVMMDRHSYGTRSTTLKGENLTEVSIRQSCELCERWHGRAGGRLQYAFTPRFALSCSMELMREAGRLARRYGAWVQTHLSENRDEVAAVRRAFPSCRSYADVYARAGLLGPRTLLAHCVWLSDAELRKVASSGSTIVHCPTSNAFLGSGILDLARARRAGAGLALGSDVGAGPSLDLFEVMRQTVFGQRWAFAHRLFKGGGTVHAADAFRLATLDAAKALGLADSLGTLETGKAADFVVLDPAAWDPGFCADESAGAVVSRLVYRASRSAVRETWVAGRRVH from the coding sequence ATGAGGCATCTCGGCGCCGTGCTGACCTTCGACCGACGCGGGAAGCTGCGCTACTGGCCGCACGCGGAGCTCCGCACGGACGCGCGCGGACGCATCGCCGCGCTGCGCCCGCTCAAGGCGAAGGGTGCGCGAAAGCCCTCCCGCCTGCTCATCCCCGGGCTCATCGACGCGCACTGCCACGTGAGCCAGTATCCCGCCGTCGCCTGCGACGGCCTGCCGCTGCTGCCTTGGCTCGCTCGGCACATCTTCCCGCTCGAGGAGCGCTTTCGCGGCCCCGCCGCCCGAGCGCGCATCCGCCGCTTCTTCCGCGAGCTCGCCGCCCACGGGACCACCTTCGCCGCGCTCTACACGAGCATCTGGCAGGACAGCACCGACGCCTGCTTCGAGGAAGCCGAGCGCAGCGGCTTGCGCGTCGTCATGGGCAAGGTGATGATGGACCGGCACTCCTACGGGACCCGCTCGACGACCCTCAAGGGCGAGAACCTGACCGAGGTCTCCATCCGGCAGAGCTGCGAGCTCTGCGAGCGCTGGCACGGTCGGGCCGGAGGCCGCCTGCAGTACGCGTTCACCCCGCGCTTCGCCCTGAGCTGCTCCATGGAGCTCATGCGCGAGGCCGGCCGCCTCGCGCGCCGCTACGGCGCCTGGGTCCAGACCCATCTCTCGGAGAATCGCGACGAGGTCGCCGCGGTCCGCCGCGCGTTCCCGTCCTGCCGCTCCTACGCCGACGTCTACGCGCGCGCCGGTCTGCTCGGTCCCCGGACGCTGCTGGCGCACTGCGTATGGCTCTCGGACGCCGAGCTGCGGAAGGTCGCCTCCTCCGGCTCGACGATCGTCCATTGCCCGACCTCGAACGCCTTCCTGGGGAGCGGGATACTCGACCTGGCCCGCGCCCGTCGGGCCGGCGCCGGGCTCGCGCTCGGCAGCGACGTCGGCGCCGGCCCCTCGCTCGACCTCTTCGAGGTCATGCGCCAGACCGTGTTCGGCCAGCGCTGGGCGTTCGCCCATCGGCTCTTCAAGGGAGGCGGCACGGTGCACGCGGCCGACGCCTTCCGCCTCGCCACGCTCGACGCCGCGAAGGCTCTCGGCCTCGCCGATTCGCTGGGGACGCTCGAAACGGGCAAGGCGGCGGACTTCGTCGTCCTCGACCCCGCGGCGTGGGACCCCGGTTTCTGCGCCGATGAGAGCGCCGGCGCCGTGGTCTCACGGCTCGTCTACCGCGCCTCCCGCTCGGCCGTGCGTGAGACCTGGGTCGCCGGCCGCCGCGTGCACTGA